The following are encoded in a window of Vigna unguiculata cultivar IT97K-499-35 chromosome 8, ASM411807v1, whole genome shotgun sequence genomic DNA:
- the LOC114193861 gene encoding purine permease 1-like, whose protein sequence is MKRVLLLLNSVLLALGTSGGPLVMRLYFIHGGNRIWLSSFLETAAFPLILIPLTISHLHSSSHHSPKPNLVSMKLPLFLASAVIGILTGLDDYLYACGIARLPVSTSSLIQASHLAFTAVFAFLLVRHRFTVYSVNAVMLLTVAAVVLALRSGGDRPSGESTRQYVIGFLMILAAAALYGLVLPLMELVYKRSKQRVTYSLVMEIQLVMCFFATLFCTLGMLINNDFKVISREAKDYELGESKYYVVLVGSAIMWQFFFLGAIGVIFCSSSLFSGIIIAAFLPVTEVLGVIVYKEKFEAEKGVALVLSLWGFVSYFYGEIKEEREKNKNGCPETELPQSLPPNA, encoded by the exons ATGAAGAGAGTGCTCCTACTGTTAAACTCAGTTCTTCTAGCCCTAGGCACTTCCGGTGGCCCCCTCGTGATGCGTCTCTACTTCATCCATGGCGGCAACCGAATCTGGCTCTCTAGCTTCCTCGAAACCGCCGCTTTTCCTCTCATTCTCATTCCCTTAACCATCTCTCACCTTCATTCTTCTTCTCATCATTCACCAAAACCTAACCTCGTCTCCATGAAACTCCCTCTCTTTCTCGCCTCCGCCGTCATCGGAATCCTCACCGGCCTCGACGACTACCTCTACGCCTGCGGCATAGCGCGCCTACCCGTCTCCACTTCCTCCCTCATCCAAGCCTCGCATCTCGCCTTCACCGCCGTCTTCGCCTTCCTCCTCGTTAGGCACAGGTTCACGGTGTACTCCGTCAACGCCGTTATGCTTCTCACCGTCGCGGCGGTGGTGCTGGCGCTGCGTTCCGGTGGAGACCGTCCGAGCGGCGAGTCCACGCGGCAGTACGTGATCGGTTTCCTTATGATTCTGGCTGCTGCGGCGCTGTACGGATTGGTCCTGCCGTTGATGGAGTTGGTGTACAAACGGAGCAAGCAGCGCGTTACTTACTCTCTGGTGATGGAGATTCAGCTTGTGATGTGCTTCTTTGCTACCTTGTTCTGCACCCTTGGCATGCTCATCAATAATGACTTCAAG GTGATTTCGCGAGAAGCAAAAGACTATGAACTTGGGGAAAGCAAGTACTATGTTGTGCTGGTGGGGAGTGCAATAATGTGGCAGTTCTTCTTCTTGGGAGCAATAGGGGTTATCTTCTGCTCCTCGTCTTTGTTTTCAGGAATTATAATTGCTGCTTTTCTTCCGGTGACTGAAGTTTTGGGTGTTATTGTATACAAAGAAAAATTTGAGGCGGAGAAAGGGGTTGCTTTGGTGCTGTCTCTTTGGGGGTTTGTGTCATATTTCTATGGTGAAATTAAAGAAGAGAGGGAAAAGAACAAGAATGGTTGCCCAGAAACAGAACTACCTCAAAGTCTTCCTCCCAATGCATGA